One segment of Candidatus Rokuibacteriota bacterium DNA contains the following:
- a CDS encoding ABC transporter permease — translation MAADRGRGRLVAGAGLVGLFAAATLLAPWLAPVDPTHVPASLAQAMLRPPGAGHLLGTDALGRDLLSRVLHGGRVSLAIGIGVEAVSAAIGIALGLLAGYYGGWRDGVLMRLTDVVMAFPSLILAIGLIAVFERPGLDKVAVVLVALGWTTIARVVRGEVLSVKEREYVQAARALGTPDPLLMLRHVLPNLAGPVIVTATIGVGSNMVAEAGLSFLGLGAQAPTLSWGSMLAEGQTFLASAPWVAVFPGLALMLAVLGINLLGDALRDRLDPRLRRG, via the coding sequence GTGGCCGCTGATCGCGGGCGGGGGAGGCTCGTGGCGGGCGCGGGCCTCGTGGGCCTCTTCGCGGCGGCCACGCTGCTGGCCCCGTGGCTGGCGCCCGTCGATCCCACTCACGTGCCGGCCTCGCTCGCCCAGGCGATGCTCAGGCCGCCCGGAGCCGGGCATCTCCTCGGCACCGACGCCCTCGGGCGCGATCTGCTCTCGCGGGTGCTCCACGGCGGGCGCGTGTCCCTCGCGATCGGCATCGGCGTCGAGGCCGTGTCGGCGGCCATCGGCATCGCCCTGGGGCTGCTCGCGGGCTACTACGGCGGCTGGCGGGATGGCGTGCTCATGCGCTTGACCGACGTGGTCATGGCCTTCCCCTCACTCATCCTGGCCATCGGCCTCATCGCCGTCTTCGAGCGCCCGGGGCTCGACAAGGTGGCCGTGGTGCTGGTGGCGCTGGGCTGGACGACCATCGCGCGCGTGGTGCGCGGCGAGGTCCTGTCGGTGAAGGAGCGCGAGTACGTCCAGGCGGCGCGGGCGCTGGGGACGCCGGATCCCCTGCTCATGCTCCGTCACGTCCTGCCCAATCTGGCGGGCCCCGTCATCGTGACGGCGACCATCGGCGTGGGGAGCAACATGGTGGCCGAGGCGGGGCTCTCGTTCCTCGGCCTGGGCGCCCAGGCGCCCACCCTCTCGTGGGGGAGCATGCTCGCCGAGGGGCAGACCTTCCTGGCCTCGGCGCCGTGGGTGGCGGTCTTCCCCGGCCTCGCTCTCATGCTGGCCGTGCTCGGGATCAACCTCCTGGGCGATGCGCTCCGTGATCGCCTTGACCCGCGCCTCAGACGCGGGTGA
- a CDS encoding ABC transporter permease: MIEPALRRCLAIVPVLFGVSLLVFALTAVALGDPARAMLGQRGDPELVQKIRRDYALDAPLHVRYLAWMGRLLQGDLGTSYHQQRPVAEVIGERLPATARLALAATAGAVALGGLAGIVAALRPGSPLDHLLMTTAVVGISTPVFWLGMMLSLLFAVWLGWLPVSGYGDGAWPNLVLPALTLGAIHAGTIARLARSSLLEVIRQEYVQTARAKGLGEARVIGKHALRNALIPVVTVIGIGLADLLVGAPLTETVFAWPGLGRMLVAAVGQRDLPVVMGAVLVFAVIYVGANLLVDLACMTIDPRIRRRGR, from the coding sequence CTGATCGAGCCGGCACTCAGGCGCTGCCTGGCAATCGTTCCGGTGCTCTTCGGCGTGAGCCTCCTCGTCTTCGCGCTCACGGCCGTGGCCCTCGGCGATCCGGCGCGGGCCATGCTCGGCCAGCGGGGCGACCCGGAGCTGGTCCAGAAGATCCGCCGCGACTATGCCCTCGACGCCCCGCTGCATGTCCGCTACCTCGCGTGGATGGGCCGGCTGCTCCAGGGCGATCTCGGCACCTCGTACCATCAGCAGCGGCCCGTGGCGGAGGTGATCGGCGAGCGGCTGCCTGCCACGGCGCGGCTCGCGCTGGCGGCCACGGCGGGGGCCGTGGCGCTGGGCGGGCTGGCCGGGATCGTGGCGGCGCTCCGCCCCGGCAGCCCGCTGGATCACCTGCTCATGACCACGGCGGTGGTCGGGATCTCGACGCCGGTGTTCTGGCTCGGCATGATGCTCTCCCTTCTCTTCGCGGTATGGCTCGGCTGGCTCCCGGTCTCCGGCTATGGCGACGGCGCCTGGCCCAACCTCGTCTTGCCGGCCCTGACCCTGGGGGCCATCCACGCGGGGACCATCGCGCGGCTGGCCCGCTCGAGCTTGCTGGAGGTCATCCGCCAGGAATACGTGCAGACGGCGCGTGCCAAGGGGCTTGGCGAGGCACGGGTCATCGGCAAGCACGCCCTCCGCAATGCGCTGATCCCCGTCGTGACCGTCATCGGGATCGGGCTTGCCGATCTCCTGGTGGGCGCTCCGCTCACCGAGACCGTGTTCGCCTGGCCGGGGCTCGGCCGCATGCTCGTGGCCGCGGTCGGCCAGCGGGATCTCCCCGTGGTCATGGGCGCCGTGCTGGTCTTCGCCGTCATCTACGTCGGCGCCAACCTCCTCGTGGACCTGGCGTGCATGACCATCGACCCGCGGATCCGCCGCCGTGGCCGCTGA